The proteins below come from a single Arthrobacter sp. B1I2 genomic window:
- a CDS encoding 1,4-dihydroxy-2-naphthoyl-CoA synthase translates to MSNQIPAPVSDVFDPTRWRVVSGFEDFQDMTYHRQVERDSDGGWVRDLPTVRIAFNRPEVRNAFRPGTVDELYRAMDHARMTPDVATVLLTGNGPSPKDGGHSFCSGGDQRIRGRDGYKYADGETQETIDPARAGRLHILEVQRLMRTMPKVVIAVVNGWAAGGGHSLHVVADLTIASRQHGRFKQTDATVGSFDAGYGSALLARQVGQKTAREIFFLAREYSAEDMVRMGAVNEAVDHQRLEEVALEYAADIARQSPQAIRMLKFAFNLADDGLAGQQVFAGEATRLAYMTDEAVEGKEAFLQKRDPDWSRFPHYF, encoded by the coding sequence GTGAGCAACCAGATCCCCGCACCGGTGTCCGACGTCTTCGATCCCACGCGCTGGCGGGTGGTCTCCGGCTTCGAGGACTTCCAGGACATGACCTACCACCGCCAGGTGGAGCGGGATTCCGACGGCGGCTGGGTGCGTGATTTGCCCACGGTCCGGATTGCGTTCAACCGCCCCGAGGTCCGCAACGCGTTCCGGCCGGGCACCGTGGATGAGCTTTACCGCGCGATGGACCACGCCCGGATGACGCCGGACGTTGCCACCGTCCTGCTCACTGGCAACGGCCCCTCCCCCAAGGACGGCGGCCACTCCTTCTGTTCCGGCGGCGACCAGCGGATCCGCGGCCGGGACGGCTACAAATATGCCGACGGCGAGACCCAGGAAACCATCGATCCCGCCCGTGCCGGCAGGCTGCACATCCTGGAAGTCCAGCGGCTGATGCGCACCATGCCCAAAGTGGTCATTGCCGTTGTCAACGGCTGGGCGGCCGGCGGCGGCCACTCGCTGCACGTTGTCGCCGACCTCACCATCGCATCCCGGCAGCACGGCAGGTTCAAGCAGACGGACGCCACCGTGGGCAGTTTCGACGCCGGCTACGGCTCTGCGCTGCTGGCCCGCCAGGTGGGGCAGAAGACCGCCCGGGAGATCTTCTTCCTGGCCCGCGAATATTCCGCTGAGGACATGGTCCGGATGGGCGCGGTGAATGAGGCCGTGGACCACCAACGGCTGGAGGAGGTGGCGCTCGAGTATGCCGCGGACATCGCCCGCCAGTCCCCGCAGGCCATCCGCATGCTGAAGTTCGCCTTCAACCTCGCGGACGACGGCCTGGCCGGCCAGCAGGTGTTCGCCGGCGAAGCCACCCGGCTGGCCTATATGACGGACGAGGCGGTGGAGGGCAAGGAGGCCTTCCTGCAAAAACGCGACCCCGACTGGTCACGCTTCCCGCACTACTTCTAA
- a CDS encoding VOC family protein, producing MGLNIQIVIDSARPHELADWWAETLQWAVEPQDAGFIRSMIEQGFATGDQTMTHRGNLVWKDGAAIRPPEEIAAKAPARRMLFQTAPEEKIVKNRVHWDVRLDGRDKDEVRRELEARGASFLWSARQGPHSWHTMADPEGNEFCIS from the coding sequence ATGGGACTGAACATCCAGATAGTCATCGATTCCGCCAGGCCGCATGAGCTCGCCGACTGGTGGGCGGAAACCCTGCAGTGGGCGGTGGAACCACAGGATGCCGGGTTCATCCGCTCCATGATCGAGCAGGGTTTCGCCACCGGGGACCAGACCATGACGCACCGCGGCAACCTGGTGTGGAAGGACGGTGCCGCCATCCGGCCGCCGGAGGAGATTGCAGCCAAGGCCCCCGCCCGGCGCATGCTGTTCCAGACGGCACCGGAGGAGAAAATCGTGAAAAACCGCGTGCACTGGGACGTGAGGCTGGACGGCCGGGACAAGGACGAGGTGCGGCGCGAGCTCGAGGCCCGCGGCGCTTCCTTCCTATGGTCGGCGCGGCAGGGGCCGCATTCCTGGCACACCATGGCGGACCCCGAGGGCAACGAGTTCTGCATCAGCTGA
- a CDS encoding extracellular solute-binding protein, with protein sequence MSEKTRISSITRRQFGLTAFGLSALAAGLTACSGGGGGSSDGGSKTLQLILSGDTNQGGAFAAAAKKYKEATGITIEVVDVPTADITTKLKNAATANDLPALARVTGLDPLWANQLQDLSDIAKSHGIDEKYLQKSPDGIIPAIPSDLTAVGLFVNKSLFDKAGVKYPTAIENTWTWDEFIAAVNQVREKAGAKYGVVMDRSGHRLRAMMYEFGSTAFAKENGKYTGDAKAVETLEYFRKINDDQTMPKSVWLSGEDGNAMFKSGQVAAYYSGSWQVADFNKNIKDFEWLSVPLPKKEVNATNLGGGFMVAFKDTGADEEAKKFIDWFYEDANYIEFAQLGGYLPAKDLKVEYQFQQPSFELYQKQIAANQAKGDNAIKRVVAEAYAETPFSGDPLREETVKMLSGGQDAKTTVDNIVKLYNGA encoded by the coding sequence TTGTCAGAGAAGACAAGAATCTCCAGCATCACCCGCCGCCAGTTTGGGCTGACGGCTTTCGGACTGTCGGCCTTGGCCGCTGGACTCACGGCCTGCAGCGGGGGAGGAGGGGGTTCCTCTGATGGAGGCTCCAAGACCCTGCAGCTTATCCTGTCCGGGGACACCAACCAGGGCGGTGCCTTTGCTGCGGCGGCGAAAAAGTACAAGGAAGCCACCGGCATCACCATCGAAGTGGTTGACGTTCCCACGGCTGACATCACCACCAAGCTGAAGAACGCGGCCACGGCGAATGACCTGCCGGCCCTGGCCCGTGTCACCGGGCTGGATCCACTCTGGGCCAACCAGCTCCAGGACCTGTCGGACATTGCCAAGTCCCACGGGATCGACGAAAAGTACCTCCAGAAGTCACCGGACGGCATCATCCCCGCCATCCCCTCGGACCTCACCGCCGTGGGCCTGTTCGTCAACAAGAGCCTGTTCGACAAGGCCGGCGTCAAGTACCCGACCGCCATCGAGAACACCTGGACCTGGGACGAATTCATCGCGGCCGTCAACCAGGTCCGCGAGAAGGCCGGCGCCAAGTACGGCGTGGTCATGGACCGCTCCGGACACCGCCTGCGCGCCATGATGTACGAGTTCGGCAGCACGGCCTTCGCCAAGGAAAACGGCAAGTACACTGGCGACGCCAAGGCCGTGGAGACCCTGGAGTACTTCCGGAAAATCAACGATGACCAGACCATGCCCAAGTCCGTCTGGCTCAGCGGCGAGGACGGAAACGCGATGTTCAAGAGCGGCCAGGTTGCTGCCTACTATTCCGGCAGCTGGCAGGTTGCCGATTTCAACAAGAACATCAAGGACTTCGAATGGCTGTCGGTCCCGCTGCCGAAGAAGGAAGTCAACGCCACCAACCTGGGCGGCGGGTTCATGGTCGCCTTCAAGGACACCGGCGCGGACGAGGAAGCCAAGAAGTTCATCGACTGGTTCTATGAGGACGCCAACTACATCGAGTTCGCGCAGCTGGGGGGCTACCTGCCCGCCAAGGACCTCAAGGTGGAGTACCAGTTCCAGCAGCCTTCCTTCGAGCTTTACCAAAAGCAGATCGCCGCCAACCAGGCCAAGGGCGACAACGCCATCAAACGCGTCGTGGCCGAGGCCTATGCCGAGACGCCGTTCTCCGGCGACCCGCTGCGGGAGGAGACCGTGAAAATGCTCTCCGGGGGCCAGGACGCCAAGACCACGGTGGACAACATCGTGAAGCTCTACAACGGGGCCTGA
- a CDS encoding carbohydrate ABC transporter permease: MAQPTISTAAAPDTPAPPPVRSKSAHKRRNRYVVAPLVLIGVNVVLFLVFFVWPGALGLLYSFTDYRGIGKLHFIGLANFQKLFADGSFYAALGRTFVYTVLSVPLVYVCSLGVAALLVSKAVRGRTAAKMVIFLPWLISPIVVGVIWKWLFGQDFGFVNFVISTLGGNPLPWSSDGNLALAVVIFASAWGGTAFNMLLFIAALKNIPESLLEAAELDGANAWQRFRHVTLPGIAPTSFMVILLSTIHAMKEFAMIQALTGGGPGTQNTLIVQYIYKTGFEQSKVGYASAASMVLMVVLLAIALIQLRFNRKKG, encoded by the coding sequence GTGGCCCAACCAACCATCAGCACTGCGGCGGCGCCGGACACGCCCGCGCCGCCGCCGGTCCGGAGCAAATCCGCGCATAAACGCCGGAACCGCTATGTCGTCGCACCGCTGGTGCTGATCGGCGTCAACGTTGTCCTCTTCCTGGTCTTCTTCGTGTGGCCGGGGGCGCTGGGCCTGCTGTACTCCTTCACGGACTACCGCGGCATCGGCAAGCTGCACTTCATCGGCCTGGCCAACTTCCAGAAACTCTTCGCTGATGGAAGCTTCTACGCCGCGCTGGGCAGGACCTTCGTGTACACCGTCCTGTCCGTTCCGCTGGTCTACGTCTGTTCCCTGGGAGTCGCCGCGCTGCTGGTCAGCAAGGCGGTCCGCGGCCGCACCGCGGCCAAGATGGTGATCTTCCTGCCCTGGCTGATCTCCCCCATCGTGGTGGGCGTCATCTGGAAGTGGCTGTTTGGCCAGGACTTCGGGTTCGTGAACTTCGTGATCTCCACCCTCGGCGGAAATCCGCTGCCGTGGTCCAGCGACGGCAACCTGGCGCTGGCCGTGGTCATCTTCGCGTCGGCCTGGGGCGGCACCGCCTTCAACATGCTGCTGTTCATCGCGGCCTTGAAGAACATCCCGGAATCCCTCCTGGAGGCAGCGGAGCTGGACGGCGCCAACGCCTGGCAGCGCTTCCGGCACGTCACCCTGCCGGGCATCGCGCCGACGTCGTTCATGGTCATCCTGCTCTCCACCATCCATGCCATGAAGGAATTCGCCATGATCCAGGCGCTGACCGGCGGTGGGCCGGGGACGCAGAACACCCTGATCGTCCAGTACATCTACAAAACCGGTTTTGAGCAGTCAAAGGTGGGCTACGCCAGCGCGGCCTCCATGGTGCTGATGGTGGTCCTGCTGGCCATCGCCCTCATCCAGCTGCGGTTCAACCGGAAGAAGGGCTGA
- a CDS encoding carbohydrate ABC transporter permease: MATAANLPPAVAEEPALGAERKSATQGRRKSRHQPGNSEIRAKASVPLTVLMWLIAAIYALPLLWFLLSSFKPGSELFSYPLSMIPREWTFQGFADAWERVDFAQYFLNTATVSIVTTVLTVFFSACTGYALAKYNNRGTRLFFVCILATTMLPTEVILNPTFSVIRDLGLYNSLAGIIVPSVLTATGVFMFRQFFLTVPDDLLHSARIDGAGELAIFFRIMLPLSKPILFTLAIFSFQWRWNDYIWPLIVLNDPKWYTLQVALRSIVGAENIDWPVLLGASVISLLPLVLVFFVFQKYVLNADVSAGLKD, from the coding sequence ATGGCAACAGCTGCCAACCTGCCTCCTGCCGTGGCGGAGGAACCCGCCCTGGGCGCCGAAAGAAAATCCGCAACGCAGGGCAGGAGGAAATCGCGGCACCAGCCGGGCAACAGTGAAATCCGGGCCAAGGCCTCCGTGCCGCTGACCGTCTTGATGTGGCTCATCGCCGCCATCTATGCGCTGCCGCTGCTCTGGTTCCTGCTGAGTTCGTTCAAACCGGGCAGCGAGCTGTTCAGCTATCCGCTGTCCATGATTCCCCGCGAGTGGACCTTCCAGGGCTTTGCGGACGCGTGGGAGCGGGTGGACTTTGCGCAGTACTTCCTGAACACGGCCACGGTGTCCATCGTGACCACCGTTTTGACGGTCTTCTTCAGTGCCTGCACCGGCTATGCGCTGGCCAAGTACAACAACAGGGGCACCCGGCTGTTCTTCGTCTGCATCCTGGCCACCACAATGCTGCCCACCGAGGTGATCCTGAACCCTACGTTCTCGGTGATCCGGGACCTGGGCTTGTACAACTCGCTGGCCGGCATCATTGTGCCGTCCGTGTTGACGGCCACCGGCGTGTTCATGTTCCGGCAGTTCTTCCTCACGGTTCCGGACGACCTGCTGCACTCCGCCAGGATTGACGGCGCGGGCGAGCTGGCCATCTTCTTCCGTATCATGCTCCCGCTCTCCAAGCCCATCCTGTTCACGCTGGCCATCTTTTCCTTCCAGTGGCGCTGGAACGATTACATCTGGCCGTTGATCGTGCTCAACGACCCCAAGTGGTACACCCTGCAGGTGGCGCTGCGGAGCATCGTGGGCGCGGAAAACATCGACTGGCCGGTCCTCCTGGGTGCCTCCGTGATCTCGCTCCTGCCGCTGGTCCTGGTGTTCTTCGTCTTCCAGAAGTACGTACTGAACGCGGACGTCAGCGCCGGCCTGAAGGATTAG
- a CDS encoding CPBP family intramembrane glutamic endopeptidase, with protein sequence MATAHRLPPAPQPQLYCFSPMDLATLGLYVAIAGFFAAAGDLLAPLLRQVAPSPAAASYAVNLLFYASVGILALLAARKVVARDLRVLATRPWFTLLMVPAAVIAMMILTAVVVAANGQVETSANQAGLQALMQQVPAWLMVPLLVVVGPFVEEYIFRHLLIGKLSRRINIWICCALSVVLFAALHIVGQEAVTFTALLPYLAMGATLVFVYVWTGRNVMFAYFVHAAKNLLAVILVYAIPPEFFSQMQNVQA encoded by the coding sequence ATGGCAACAGCCCACCGCTTACCGCCCGCTCCGCAGCCCCAGCTGTACTGTTTCTCCCCCATGGACCTGGCCACGCTGGGCCTCTATGTTGCCATTGCGGGGTTCTTCGCAGCCGCCGGCGATCTGCTGGCCCCGCTCCTCCGGCAGGTTGCCCCGTCCCCTGCAGCCGCCTCCTACGCCGTGAACCTGCTGTTTTATGCCTCGGTGGGCATACTGGCGCTGCTGGCGGCCCGCAAGGTGGTGGCCCGCGATCTCAGGGTCTTGGCGACCCGGCCCTGGTTCACGCTGTTGATGGTGCCGGCGGCCGTCATAGCGATGATGATCCTGACCGCGGTTGTGGTGGCAGCAAACGGGCAGGTCGAGACCTCCGCGAACCAGGCGGGCTTGCAGGCTTTGATGCAGCAGGTCCCGGCGTGGCTCATGGTTCCGCTGCTGGTGGTGGTGGGTCCCTTCGTGGAGGAATACATCTTCCGCCACCTGCTGATCGGCAAGCTAAGCAGGCGCATCAACATCTGGATCTGCTGCGCCCTCTCCGTGGTGCTGTTCGCAGCGCTGCACATCGTGGGCCAGGAAGCGGTCACCTTCACCGCATTGCTGCCCTATCTGGCCATGGGAGCCACGCTGGTGTTCGTCTACGTATGGACGGGCAGGAACGTCATGTTCGCCTACTTTGTCCACGCCGCAAAGAACCTGCTGGCCGTGATCCTGGTCTATGCCATCCCGCCGGAATTCTTCAGCCAGATGCAGAACGTCCAGGCGTAG